The Marinilongibacter aquaticus genome has a window encoding:
- a CDS encoding HYC_CC_PP family protein has protein sequence MKTKAIRILAFFLGLNILFSTTGMAFYEHSCSMFAKTFVSPKEAKPCCEYEIVHKDSHDDRPQFKQDQCCKSHAFFKKVNGNTSLSVSKLIFTAIAESLPNRAFAFSPYLVLPTQLSLHHFAKPPPKSGRTHLVLYQQYLI, from the coding sequence GTGAAAACAAAAGCGATTCGCATACTGGCATTTTTTCTTGGGCTGAATATCCTTTTCAGCACCACGGGAATGGCTTTTTATGAGCATTCGTGCAGTATGTTTGCCAAGACTTTTGTTTCGCCCAAAGAGGCAAAGCCTTGCTGCGAATACGAAATCGTGCACAAAGATTCGCACGACGACAGACCGCAGTTTAAGCAAGATCAGTGTTGCAAATCGCACGCTTTTTTCAAAAAGGTGAATGGGAACACTTCGCTGTCGGTGAGTAAACTGATTTTCACGGCCATTGCTGAAAGCTTACCCAATCGGGCTTTCGCTTTCTCACCCTATTTGGTTTTGCCGACACAGCTTAGTCTGCACCATTTTGCCAAACCGCCGCCCAAATCGGGCAGAACTCATCTCGTGTTGTATCAGCAGTATTTGATTTGA
- a CDS encoding TonB-dependent receptor plug domain-containing protein, protein MQLSYILCAMFMAFSAAGQEFQGRVLEKKNEQAEPLIGALVRWESDPQSATFTDENGQFTIPQAAHQQKLILSLVGYKTDTLAWNANEPHDFYLVSESRDLQEVVVKGQGTVIDKLSAIQNQVITTKELAKAACCNLSESFETNASVSVSYADAITGTKQLQMLGLSGKYIQINVENMPSIRGLAIPFGMNYIPGTWIQSIDVGKGTASVVNGYESMAGAINVELLKPDMAEPFYANAYVNGLGRSELNLHFNRKINEKWSTGLLTHGSFLKSQIDRNHDGFMDLPQSDQINLLNRWKYAGKRFMGQFGVQYLRDHKEGGEINHEDLGRPNYVFSNRTERVSVFTKTALLFPETPYRGLGLINNFHHLNSQSVFGQNPYTGRENSFYSNLIYQDILGNTQHTYKAGLSFLADTYAEQFSNFGEPIDLNRNEIVPGAFVEYTYNRLDKQILVLGMRYDQHNLFGNQFTPRIHFKQDFGSSLIWRVSAGRGFRVPTPLAEYYGKLVSARQVIFDGKIKPEISWNLGTSLTQSFGKHTLVLDAYRSFFQQQLIMDMDEAEKLKFYYSNDKSYATSLQAELNLVPSDRWELKFAYRWLDVKQTMDKGDSPKVLRQKVFVPKDYALFNLAYALPYNKWKFDYTLQYRGKQRLPDANRDVYSKSFVTMNSQISRKFVRWEYYLGVENLTNFKQANPILGVDNPFGKNFDAGQTWGPVVGRITYVGLRYRLE, encoded by the coding sequence ATGCAACTATCTTATATTTTATGTGCCATGTTTATGGCATTTTCGGCAGCTGGACAAGAGTTTCAGGGCCGTGTTCTTGAAAAAAAGAACGAGCAAGCGGAACCGTTAATCGGGGCCTTGGTCCGTTGGGAGAGCGATCCGCAGTCGGCTACATTTACCGACGAAAACGGGCAGTTTACTATTCCGCAGGCTGCCCATCAGCAAAAACTCATCCTCAGTTTGGTGGGTTATAAAACCGATACTTTGGCTTGGAATGCCAACGAGCCACATGATTTTTATTTGGTTTCTGAATCACGAGATTTACAAGAAGTGGTGGTAAAGGGGCAAGGCACGGTAATCGATAAATTGTCGGCGATTCAAAATCAAGTGATTACAACCAAAGAGTTGGCCAAAGCAGCCTGTTGCAACCTTTCGGAAAGTTTCGAAACCAATGCTTCGGTTTCTGTGAGTTATGCCGATGCAATCACCGGAACCAAACAATTGCAAATGTTGGGCCTTTCGGGGAAATACATTCAAATCAATGTGGAGAATATGCCCAGTATTCGCGGTCTGGCTATTCCCTTCGGCATGAATTACATTCCGGGTACCTGGATTCAGTCGATCGACGTAGGCAAAGGCACGGCTTCTGTGGTGAACGGTTATGAGTCGATGGCCGGAGCGATAAATGTGGAATTGCTGAAACCCGATATGGCCGAGCCTTTTTATGCCAATGCCTATGTGAATGGTTTGGGGCGTTCGGAACTCAATTTGCATTTCAACCGCAAAATCAACGAAAAGTGGTCGACTGGCCTGTTGACGCACGGTTCCTTTTTGAAATCGCAAATCGATAGAAATCACGACGGTTTTATGGATCTGCCGCAATCGGATCAAATCAATTTACTGAACCGATGGAAGTATGCCGGTAAGCGATTTATGGGGCAATTTGGCGTGCAATATTTACGCGATCATAAAGAAGGTGGCGAAATAAATCACGAAGATTTGGGCCGACCGAATTATGTCTTCAGCAACCGCACCGAACGTGTATCTGTGTTTACCAAAACGGCTTTGCTTTTTCCAGAAACGCCTTACCGTGGACTTGGCTTGATCAATAACTTTCATCATTTGAACAGCCAATCGGTCTTTGGCCAAAACCCGTATACGGGCCGTGAAAATAGCTTTTATTCGAATCTGATTTATCAAGATATTTTGGGCAATACCCAGCATACCTATAAAGCGGGACTCAGCTTTTTGGCGGATACGTACGCCGAGCAGTTTTCGAATTTTGGAGAGCCGATCGATTTAAACAGAAATGAAATTGTGCCCGGGGCTTTTGTGGAATACACATACAATAGACTCGACAAGCAAATTTTGGTTCTGGGTATGCGATACGATCAGCACAATCTTTTCGGAAACCAGTTTACGCCTCGTATCCATTTCAAACAAGATTTCGGTTCGAGTCTTATTTGGCGAGTTTCTGCGGGGCGGGGTTTCCGTGTGCCCACGCCTTTAGCCGAATACTACGGCAAGCTGGTGAGTGCTCGACAAGTGATTTTCGACGGGAAAATAAAGCCTGAAATCAGTTGGAATTTGGGCACCAGCCTTACCCAAAGTTTTGGAAAACACACCTTGGTGCTCGATGCTTACCGCAGTTTTTTTCAGCAACAGCTCATTATGGATATGGATGAGGCTGAGAAATTGAAGTTTTATTACTCGAACGATAAATCCTATGCGACCAGCTTGCAGGCGGAACTCAATTTGGTGCCAAGCGACCGCTGGGAACTTAAATTTGCTTACCGTTGGTTGGATGTGAAACAGACGATGGACAAAGGCGATTCGCCAAAAGTGCTCAGGCAAAAGGTTTTCGTGCCGAAGGATTACGCCTTGTTCAATCTGGCTTACGCCTTGCCTTATAACAAATGGAAATTCGACTATACTCTGCAATACCGTGGAAAACAGCGTTTACCTGATGCAAACCGCGATGTGTATTCAAAGTCGTTTGTGACCATGAACAGCCAAATCTCGCGGAAGTTTGTACGTTGGGAATATTATTTGGGCGTAGAGAATTTGACTAATTTTAAGCAAGCGAATCCCATTTTAGGTGTAGACAACCCTTTCGGGAAAAATTTTGATGCCGGACAAACTTGGGGGCCGGTTGTCGGAAGAATTACGTATGTAGGATTACGCTATAGATTGGAATGA
- a CDS encoding helix-turn-helix domain-containing protein: MKTEIRIKNMVCDRCIMTVEQVLKTLDIPFDRVGLGLVEMPQEASDEKGSELKTRLESLGFEMLEDESAKWVEAVKNAVVDLVFKQDEALKKMTVSAFIQEYVGRDYRSLSNLFSAKEGQTIEQYVIAQKIERVKELLSYNELNISQIADLLHYSSVAHLSNQFKKITGLTPSQYKSVGKRKPLDKV, encoded by the coding sequence ATGAAAACGGAAATACGTATAAAAAATATGGTTTGCGACCGCTGTATTATGACAGTGGAGCAGGTTTTGAAAACACTGGATATTCCTTTCGATCGGGTGGGGCTTGGGCTTGTGGAAATGCCGCAGGAGGCTTCTGATGAAAAAGGCAGTGAATTGAAAACCCGTTTAGAAAGTTTGGGTTTTGAAATGTTGGAAGATGAATCGGCAAAATGGGTAGAAGCGGTGAAAAATGCGGTGGTCGATTTGGTTTTCAAACAAGACGAAGCTCTGAAGAAAATGACGGTTTCGGCCTTTATCCAGGAATATGTGGGACGTGATTACCGCAGTTTGAGTAATCTGTTTTCGGCCAAAGAAGGGCAAACAATTGAGCAGTATGTGATTGCTCAAAAAATTGAACGTGTGAAAGAATTGTTGTCTTACAATGAATTGAATATCAGTCAGATTGCCGATTTGTTGCATTACAGCAGCGTAGCTCATTTGTCCAATCAGTTTAAAAAAATAACGGGTCTTACCCCTAGCCAGTATAAGTCGGTTGGTAAGAGAAAACCTTTGGACAAGGTGTAA
- a CDS encoding heavy metal-binding domain-containing protein: MKYLSVLCMCVALLASCNSASETQGEDSQELVSEKVAYACPMACEGDKVYDEPGKCPVCEMDLEKVMAHGEMMEHHNHEH, from the coding sequence ATGAAATATTTAAGCGTATTGTGCATGTGTGTCGCTTTGTTGGCGAGTTGCAATTCGGCCTCTGAAACGCAGGGAGAAGATTCACAAGAGTTGGTCTCAGAAAAGGTGGCTTATGCTTGTCCGATGGCATGTGAAGGCGATAAAGTGTATGATGAGCCGGGGAAATGCCCCGTTTGCGAAATGGATTTAGAAAAAGTGATGGCCCATGGTGAAATGATGGAACATCACAATCATGAACATTAA